TCAACTTGGTGGCGGGTCAACTCCTGACACCCTCGAATCCTGGTGATGCCAACTGGCGTCTGATGGCTTCGGCCGACTTCAACAACGACGGTAAGACCGATCTGATCTTCCAGCATAGGGTGGATCGCACGTTAGCGGTCTGGTACATGAATGGAGCGACGTTCGTGGATAGCGAGCTGCTCAATCCGTTCGATCCGACCTCGGGCTGGCATGTGGCCGCCGCCGCCGACTTCAACGGTGACGGACAGAGCGATCTGGTGTTCCAACATGATATCGGAAGCGTGCAGATCTGGTACATGAAAGGATCGAATGGTATTGATCGCCAGTTCACCAACCCTGTTTCGCCCGGAGACGGCTGGACCGTGATGGCGCCTCGCTAATTGAAGCGCGATACCAAGTTGTAGAAAAATTCAAGTGCCACCCTGAGCAAAACTCAGGGTGGCATTTTCCTTTAAAGAACAGGAATCACTACACTTCAACCCATGGGACGATGGCTCCAATTCCTCAAGGGAAAAGCTTATCGAGCATCGGAATTCCTGCTGGAATGGGCGATGGCTGATGATATGGCTGTCCCCATGAGAAAGGGATGGGATCGAAAACACGGACGAGTCTTGAATCAATGGCGATCAAGGAACTTCAGACCCAGAATGGTGGCTGATGTTGGGGCAAACGATGGAAGGTGGTCCGAGATGGTTCAAAAGATTCTAGAACCCCAAGGCATGGTCCTTTTTGAACCCCAGGATTGCTTTCAGGAAGAATTGAAGGAGAGGCAGCGGAACTGCGATGGCAAGTGGACCATCCATAAGAAGGGATTGGGATCACGGAGGAGTACCATGCAACTTTCCATTACGCAAAACAAAGCCGCCACCTCGTTGCTTCCACCGTCCCAAAAGGGAATCCCTGAAGACTTCCATCTTGAAGTAACGGGAAAGGAAGAAGTCGAAGTTCATACGCTTGATGAATTGATGGAAGCCAAGCAGTTGGAACACTGCGATTTCATCAAGCTCGATGTTCAAGGATATGAATCCGAGGTCCTTCGTGGAGGAAGGAGATTTCTAAAGCACGTTCCCCGAATGGTGGTGGAAGTCTCTTTGCGACGGATCTATGAGGATCAGGAGCTCGTGGCCGGAGTGCTGGCGGAATGCACAAGCTTGGGTTTTCAAGTCGATGAAATTACGGAAGCGGCGAGGAGCTGGCCGGACGGGACTTTATGGCAGGTTGACCTATGGCTGGCTCGGTTATGAAGGCGGGCAGAATTCAGCAGATTCTTAAGAATCGTTATCGCAGTCGAATGCGCTACCGGCTTGCTCAATCGTGGGCTAAGCCCATGGTGAATCCATGGCGATTCTTGAGGAATCAAACGAGGAAGTGCCTCCTGAAATTTGAAGAACCTTCCACAAGCCGGGTCGATGCCTTTCACCTTGATGATTTCAAAATCGTGGATGGCGAATGGGTCAGCGAGGAGATTGCCGGGTATGGAGTGTATGAGCCGGATCTGACGTGGATCCTCATGCAGTTGGTCAAGGAAGGCGACGTGGTGATGGACGTGGGGATGCATTTAGGTTACTACGCGACCCTGTTCGCGCTTCTCACTGGTGAAGGAGGTCAAGTGCATGCCTTTGAACCGACCCCAATGACGAGAGCTCTCGCAGCGGCCAATACGGAACGGTTTCCACAAATTCACGTGCGCCACGAGGCATTATGGTCGGATCATGGAACCATCGTGCTCCGGGACTATGGGCTCAAGTGGATGGCCTTCAATGGAGCGAAAGGGGCAAAGCTCGCGGTGGATTTCGCCGATGGAGTGGATGTGGAGGTAAACTGTCTGACTCTCGATCAGCTTTGGGAGGAGTTAAGGACAAGGATTCAGCTGGTCAAAATTGACGCTGAATCGGCGGAGCTCGAGATTTTGAAGGGGGGGCGAAGATTGTTGCAGGAAGTGCGTCCACTCCTTTCCATGGAGGTGGGTGATGCGGCGGAGCAGGGAACGAGTCGTGAAGCACTGAACTTCGCACTGGAACAGGGTTATGAGGCCTGGGAAATATGTGGAGAGAAACTCGCGCGCCACAAGGCTCAGGAGAGTTACAGATACGGCAACTTGATTTTGGCACCGACCGGGTGGGAGCCACCATGCTGACTTCATGGGGAACACGGTTCCGATTGTCCTAAATCAGCTGGTTGCGCTTGTCCTCGGTGTCGTGGGCGTGGCGGTGCTGACCCGGCTGGTGCCGCCTGAAGTTAACGGTCATTATCAGGTTCACTTTTTGAGTCTATGTCAGCTTGGGGTGTTGTTGACTCATCCGGGTTTGGTCAACCATGCCTCGCGGTATTGGCAGCGGGAGAGCGAGCGGGCCGGAACTTACTCGCGGTTCTTGTGGAAGGAATGCTGGCTGCGATTTACGCCCTTGCTCTTGATGGTGGGCCTCGCAATGACGATGGTGGCCTGGAAGGAAGGCTCTTGGTGGTGGATGTTGGGCATTCCTGTCGTGGCTTTCTGCAATGTGGTAGTGGCATTGGAAACGACGGCAAGAATGGTGGTCAATGCCGGCGAAGAACATTGGCGAGTTCTTTGGCTCAACCTCGCTGGAACTGCGACTCGCTTGGGACTACCTCTGGCGGCCGCCGCGCTGTGGGGATCGAGTTTGGCCGCGCTGGGCATCGGGTTTGCAATCTCGTCCGTCTTGATGGCAGGGATGATCGGAATGGGATTGAGGGGATGGTCGGACGCACCGCGAGCGCAAGGAGTCGACGGGATCGAGAAGTGGCATCGCGAGCTCGTGGACTATGGACGTCCATTCCTGTGGCTTGGATTGGGCAGTTGGATGTTACAGTTTGCCGATCGTTGGTTGATTTCGATGCTGTTGGGGGAAGCGAAGGCGGGGCTTTTTGCGACGGCCAGTTCACTGAGTGCCTACGTGCCGAATGTGATCCTGGGTGCCATGATGCAGAAAGTGTTTCCATCGATTTTTAGGGAGTGTGATGCGGCTCGGGATCCAGAGGATTGGAAGAGGATATCGATTCGTTGCGGTCATTGGACCCTGGGATTTGTGGCGGTGGTGTTGGTGGGACTCCTGCTGCTGGATTTCCTGGGTCCGCGCCTTTTGCAAGGTTTGTTGGGGAGCGATTATAGGGAGTCCTGGTCCATGATCCTGCCTTCGGGGATGGCGGCGATGACCTTGCAAATCAATCAGTTTCACTATCTTATTTTGCAGGGTCAGCACAACAGCATGGGCATGGTGAGGGTCATGATGGCGGTTGCAGGGCTGAAGACTGCGGGGAGCGCCCTGTGCCTTCTGGCGGGCTGGGATTGGTTTGTGGCGTGGTTATGGATTTCGATGCCGCTGTGCGCCTTCGTGGGACGCGGGATGATTTTGCGCATGGCGCTTCGCGGGTCGGGTGAAGTGGCAGGGAAAGGAGGTCCTCATGGATAGGCTGATGACAGAAGCGGGAGATCGGTTTTGGCATCCTGAGCCCTTTGCGCGCGACCGATGGGTGGAAGCACAGGCGGGGACTGTGGCGGCGGGAAGCTGGGTGTTGGACGCCGGAGCGGGAGCGAGCAAATACCGGCCTTTCTTCAAGCATTGCCGCTATCAAACGCAGGACTTTTGCCAGTATGAGGGCGACCTGGTGAAGTATCTGGAGCCCGTGGATTATGTATGTGATATCGCCTCCATTCCCATCGAAACGGGCCGATTGGATGCCATTTTATGCACGGAGGTGATTGAGCATGTGGCGGATCCGGTATTCGTTTTGAGAGAATTTTCGAGATTGTTGAAGCGGGGAGGGAAACTTTGGCTGACCTCGCCTTTGCTATCCCACTTGCACATGGAACCTTATCATTACTATGGAGGGTTCACGCATTATTGGTACCGGCACTGGCTGCCCTTGGCAGGCTTTGTGATTGAATCGATCACGCCCGTAGGGGGTCCGGGGACGACCTGCATGATCTTCAACAAAGCGTTTTATGCTCAATGGGGAGAGGCCGAGAAGGGACTGGGTTTTGGGAAAAAGGTTGTTTCCAAGTGTTTTCGCGCGCTGGCGAAAATCTTCGTTCATTATGGGTTCCCCTGGATCCTGCCCCGGTTTGATCGCTGGCTGGGTTCCCGGGTGATTTGTTCCGGGTACATGGTGGTGGCGCGGCGCTTATGAAGCCGTTGCGGCGAGTCTTCGCCCTGGCTCCGGATTGCCATGTGAGCGAGGGATATTACCGGGTGCTCTGGAGGCGGCATTTTTACGAGGGCATTGCGGCATGCGTGGACCAGTTGATTGTTCCACAGTCGGTGGCATTTGATTGGGCGCGCTGGCAGGGCTCCCCGGGTCAGCGGGAGGAGGCGGATCGCAAGCGCGTCGAGTGTTCGGAGAGGATTTGGGAGCAGGTGCGGCAGGCTTGGGAGGAAGGGGGATTGGACGTGCTTGTTTCCTACTGTTTTTCCCGCGATGTCGAACTGGAATTGGTGCGGCGGGTTGCGGGTCTAGGCGTGCCCTGGGTGAATTTCTTTTGCGACAGTTTGCATATGTTTGAGGACGTTCGTGCGCTGGCCCGGGAGGTCAGCGTGAACTGGTTTCCGGAAACGGCGGCGCGTTCTCGTTATGAAGCGTTGGGGGGGAAATGTTTCTGCCGGCCCTATGCGTTGAACCCGTCATATTTGCCGGAACTGGAATGCAGGGAGCATCGGCGGACGGCGGGATTTGTGGGGTTTCCTTCGGCCAATCGCATCACTCGATTGGGATGGCTCAGAATGTGGGGTTGCCGGGTGGAAATTCGCGGCCGAGGGTGGGTGGGTCCGTCGGAGAATCCATTTTACAGTGCCAAGCCTTGGCGGGAAAGGCTGGTGGGGTTGATCAGTTCTGGAGGGTTGAGCGAAAAGATCTTAAGGCGAATGATGTGGCCGTGGGTTCGGGAGCAAGCGGAGGGCGAACTGAGCGACGAGGCGTTCTTCGAGTTTCTTCGGACCACTCTGGTCTCTTTAGGACTGAATCAAGGTCGGGATGAGTGCGGCCGGCTTGTCAGTTACATGAAGATGAGGGATTTGGAGTTTCCGGGTTATGGCTGCTGTTACTTGACGGAGCGAAACGAAGATGTGATTTCGGCCTTTGAGGTGGATCGTGAAGTCCTGGTCTTTGCTTCAAGCCGGGAGGCCGCGCATTGGGTGAAAGAGATGGAACGACATCCGGAGCAGGCTCGGGCCATAGGCAGGGCGGGTCGAAGAAGAGTGTTGGAGGAGCACACGTGGCGGGGGCGGTTAGACGAACTGGCACGAGTGTTGTGAGTTAGCTCAAAGGGGAGCGCCAAGACGCTTGGGGTGCGAAGCGGGAGAGAATGCCGAATGGGGAATGGTCGGTCCAATGAATGCGCCGGGCGGGAAAGTCCTGGACTGAAATCCGCGGCAGGGCGCGGACGGTTTGGACGAACTCGGAGAAGGTTTTGAAGTAGCGATCCTCATGGTGTGGCTGGACGATGGCTTGGGATTGTTTCCTCAGTTCCGCCATGGAGGATGGGGGGCAACGGTCGAGCCAGGCGATCTTCGCGGAGGCATCGTCGAGGTCGCCCGGTTGATACAGCAATTGGGAATCGAGAGCTTTGAGGTAGTCGTCCGCGCCGCAGCCGATGGAGGGGAAGACGGGAATGACACCCACGGACATCGCTTCGAGCAGCGCGATCGGCAGTCCTTCGTAATCGCTCAGGAAGAGAATCGCATCCCAGGAGGCGAGAGCCTGCCAGTAGGCGTCTCCGTCGAGGCGGCCGAGGAAGCGCACGTTCGTGAATCCCGCGCAGGCTTTGCGAATTTGGGGAAGATCGGGTCCTTCGCCCAAGCATTCGACTTGGCAATCGAGGTTCCTGGCTTGGAGCTGTGCAAGCAAGGCCGGCAGGCGGTCCAGCCGTTTCTGTTCGATTTGGATTCGTCCAGCAATGCCGATTGTGAAGGTCCGGCCTGGAGGCCTTGGGCGGGGAGCCGCGGTGGAAGGAATGGGGTTGGAAACGGGGTAATGGATCAGGGCGATGCGAGGTGCTGGCAACTCTGGCAAGGATTGGTTCGCGAGATGAAGCAAAGGCTTCGAAACGCACAGCAAACCGTCGAGAAGCTGCCGGTGGCAGGACAGGAATTGGGGCAAGCCGGGCCAATCGGAATGCAGGATTCCGATGCGGCGCTGGCAAGGAATGAGGTCTGCCCAGAAGTGGAGGCCCCAGAGATTATGGGCGATGACGAGGCGGTTGGGTTGGCGGGGGATTTGGCGGGCGATTCGGGTTCGTGCTTGGGCGATGGTATGGAATCCCCGGAGGCCGAGGGTTTGAGCGGAAGGTTGGTGGAGGGGAGACCGGTCGAAGAAAGTCGTGAGGGTGGAACTGGCGCAGAAGGCGGGATCTCGCTGGAGATGGCGTTTGAGGACGGATTGGACGCCGCCGAGGGTGGTGAGGAAGGTGAAGAGGTGGTGGAGGTGGACTGGGAGGAGATCGGGCGGGGACTCGCGCATGCGCGAGCCGACTATGGCCGGGGGGGAGTGGAAAAGTCGTGTCCAAAGATGTTGCGGCAGGGCTGGGAGGCGGTATAACGCGCGGGTGATTGCGAGCACGTTTGAGCGGCACATTCGGATTCAGCAGGTTTTTTGGTTCGGGCTGATTGCGGTCTTTGCCCTGGGTTTGGGGTATTTCCTGGCGCAGGCGCCGATTCTGGTTGTCTTGGGCATGGGGGCGTTGTTGTGGCTGGTGTTGTTGCCCTACCACAGCAAGCTGGCGGTGTATCTAGCGTTCGCGACCTTTAACTCGGCTCTGATTCTGCCTTATTTCCCCGGGCGGCCGTACATGTGGGAGTTTGCCGGAATGCTGGCATGGACGGGTCTGGTGATCACGATTTCGCTGCGTCAGTATCGCAAGGACTTTGCGCGATTGATTGAACCCCACAAGTGGGTGTTCATTGGGAGCGTGGGGTATTGCCTGGTGTTGCTGGTGACGATGTTTTACCGCGGTTTTGGATTCCGAATTTTGGGGAGCGAGGTCATGGGGGGGCGGTATTACTTTCAGCAGTTGGTGTGCGCGATCTTTCCGCTGTTGTTTGTGTTGGTGAAGTTCGAGGAGAGGACGCTGGTGAAGTTATTTTACATGCAGTGCGCCTTGACGATGACGTATTTGATTTCGGACTTCGCCTTTTCGGTGCTCCCGGCCCAGTTCTTTTTCCTGTTGCAGTTTTTCGAGCTTCCGGGGGACGCGATCAATTTTGAGTGGCAGAGCCGGACGATGGGGATCCGGAGGTTTCAGTCCTTGTATGTTGTCAGCAACGGGTTCTTTTTCCTGTTGCTGGTTTGGCACCGGGCGAAGGACTTCTTCTCGCTGAAGGGGGTATATTTGCTGCCGATGACCTTGGGAGTTTTCGGGGTGGGATTATTGAGTGGCCACCGTTACTTGGTGATGATTGTGGTGGTGAGTCTTGTCTTTATTCTTTACGCGCAGCGGTTTTACGATGTGAAGAACACGGCTATCGCGTGCGGACTGCTGTTGATGGCGCTGGTGGTGGCCTACGGGGCGGCCGAACGTCTGCCGCTGGCGGCGCAGCGGGCGCTGTCCATTTTGCCGGGGATCAGCGTGCATGCGCAGGCGAGGGATGACGGGGTAGGGACGCTCGACACGCGGCGCATGTTGCGGACGCACGGGATGGCGATGATACCGAATTATTTTTGGTTGGGGCGCGGGTTTGGCCAGGCGCCGAGCGATTACTCGATGAATTGGGATCCCACGGCCCTGACGTTGCATATCAATCAGGGGCGGTTTTACAATGGTTTCATTGGCTTGATGGTCAACACGGGTATTTTTGGGACGGCCTTCATGTTGTTGTTCTTGCTCGCGGGTTGTCATTTGGCGTGGAGGGTGATGGCCATTCTACGGCAGGTGGGGTGTGAGGATCATTTCACCCGGATGTGCAGCGTGATTGCGGGGCTTTACATGGCGAACGTCATTGCCTTTTTGGCGCTGCATGGGGACAGCGAGTACGCGATGAAGACCTTCTCATTGCAGACAGGGGTCTTGCTGGTGTGCCATTATTTCCTGAAGCAGCGGGCGGCGGCGGCGGCGGAAGCGGCATGAGGGTGTTCCATCTGCTCGGGCAATCCGAGGATCATGGGGGCATCCTATCGGTGATTCGCGGGCTTCAGCAGGCCACGGAGGGCGCGGGAGTCGAGCATGTGGTATGGGTGCGGCAGGGCTATGAAGAGCGGCGGGGTCCTTCGTTGAACTACCGGGTTACCCGGCATTTGGTGAGCGACTCGCCGAGCCATTGGGAACTGCTGGTGGGGGCGTGGCGATCGCGCGTTGAGTTGGATGCGTTGCGCAGGGCGGAGGCATTCGATGTTTTGCATGCGCACTCGCGCGGAGGGTTTTTGCTGGCGTGGTGGCTGGCGGCGGCGGGGAAGGAGAATGTCTTGTTCACGAATCATTCTTTTGCGCGCCGGACGTGGATGTATCGGGCGGCCGCCCGCTCGGGGCACTTTTACTCGGTGGTGCTGACACCGAGCATGCGGAGGCATTACCAGTTGGATGGGGGGCGGGTGCGAACGATACCGGCTTGTGTCGCGGACAGTTTTTTTGAGGGATCCCTGGTGACACGGCCGGGGCAGAAGCAGGGCCGGATTCGATTGGTGGGTGTGGGTAATGTTGTGAGGTGGAAGAACTGGCATTTGGTGGTTCAGGCGATGTCGGGCCTGCCGGAGTCGTTACGCTCGAAGCTGGAGTTTGAGCATTGGGGGCCGGTGCCTGAAGATGGCGACGCACCCGTTTACGCGAGGGAGCTGGAAGAGATGACGGATCGGCTGGGATTGCGAGAGTGTGTCCGTTGGAGGGGGCCGACGCGGGAAGTGCGGGGGAAGTTGGAAGCGGCGGACTGGTTTGTATTGCCTTCAACGGACGAGCCGTGTTCGGTGGCGTTGATGGAGTCTTTGGCGATGGCCCTGCCGGTCATTGCCTCGGCGAGCGGAGGCAACGTGGATTTGGTGAGGCCGGGCCGGACGGGGATGCTGTTTGCTCCGGAACGGGTAGAAGATTTGACGCGGATTTTAGAGCAAGTCGCCCAGGGCCGTGTGACGCTGGAGAGCGCTGCGATGCTGCGGGAGTCGGTATGGGACAAGCGGGCCAGCGCCGTCGGCGAGTCCTATTTGAGATTGTATCGGGAGCTTGCGACTGGGGGGGGTGGCCAGCGATGAAGCTCTTGATCTTTGCCCATACGCCTCCGCCTCATCATGGCCAGAGTTTCATGGTGCAGATGGCGTTGGAAGGCTTGGGAGGGGATCTGCGCAAGGGGGGCAGGACGCAGGGCGAGTTCGAATGTTATCATGTCAATTCGAGGTTTTCGGACACGATCGCTCAAATTGGTTATGCCTCTTTGGGGAAGGTGTTTAGGCTTTTGCGATATCTTGTCGAGGCCGTTTGGTGTCGTTTTTATCACGGAGCGGATACGTTGTTTTGTGTTCCGGCTTCGGGGGTTCGATCGGCCGTGTATCGCGATTGGGGCATTATGTTGTTGGGCAGGGTGCTTTTTCGTGAGCGGATTTATCACTGGCAAGCGGCCGGGTTGTCGGAGTGGTTGGAGCGGGAGGCGTGCGGCTGGGAGAGGAGTGTGACACGGTGGTTGCTGCGGCGGCCCTCACTTTCCATCGTTTTGGGTGAGTATGCGCGAAGCGACGCGGTCTATTTCGAGTCGCAGCGGACGGCGTTGATCTTCAACGCCGTGCCGGATCCCGCGCCGGACTGCCGGGAGCGGATCCTGCCGAGGCGGCGAGCGAGGTCAGAGGCGCGGTTGGCGGGGTGGCAAGGGTCCGGTCGGGGGATGGCATCTTTCCAGATTTTGTATTTAAGTTTGTGCATGCGGGAAAAGGGA
Above is a genomic segment from Verrucomicrobiota bacterium containing:
- a CDS encoding VCBS repeat-containing protein, with product MASADFNNDGKTDLIFQHRVDRTLAVWYMNGATFVDSELLNPFDPTSGWHVAAAADFNGDGQSDLVFQHDIGSVQIWYMKGSNGIDRQFTNPVSPGDGWTVMAPR
- a CDS encoding FkbM family methyltransferase: MGRWLQFLKGKAYRASEFLLEWAMADDMAVPMRKGWDRKHGRVLNQWRSRNFRPRMVADVGANDGRWSEMVQKILEPQGMVLFEPQDCFQEELKERQRNCDGKWTIHKKGLGSRRSTMQLSITQNKAATSLLPPSQKGIPEDFHLEVTGKEEVEVHTLDELMEAKQLEHCDFIKLDVQGYESEVLRGGRRFLKHVPRMVVEVSLRRIYEDQELVAGVLAECTSLGFQVDEITEAARSWPDGTLWQVDLWLARL
- a CDS encoding FkbM family methyltransferase, with protein sequence MAGSVMKAGRIQQILKNRYRSRMRYRLAQSWAKPMVNPWRFLRNQTRKCLLKFEEPSTSRVDAFHLDDFKIVDGEWVSEEIAGYGVYEPDLTWILMQLVKEGDVVMDVGMHLGYYATLFALLTGEGGQVHAFEPTPMTRALAAANTERFPQIHVRHEALWSDHGTIVLRDYGLKWMAFNGAKGAKLAVDFADGVDVEVNCLTLDQLWEELRTRIQLVKIDAESAELEILKGGRRLLQEVRPLLSMEVGDAAEQGTSREALNFALEQGYEAWEICGEKLARHKAQESYRYGNLILAPTGWEPPC
- a CDS encoding class I SAM-dependent methyltransferase, whose product is MDRLMTEAGDRFWHPEPFARDRWVEAQAGTVAAGSWVLDAGAGASKYRPFFKHCRYQTQDFCQYEGDLVKYLEPVDYVCDIASIPIETGRLDAILCTEVIEHVADPVFVLREFSRLLKRGGKLWLTSPLLSHLHMEPYHYYGGFTHYWYRHWLPLAGFVIESITPVGGPGTTCMIFNKAFYAQWGEAEKGLGFGKKVVSKCFRALAKIFVHYGFPWILPRFDRWLGSRVICSGYMVVARRL
- a CDS encoding glycosyltransferase family 1 protein is translated as MKPLRRVFALAPDCHVSEGYYRVLWRRHFYEGIAACVDQLIVPQSVAFDWARWQGSPGQREEADRKRVECSERIWEQVRQAWEEGGLDVLVSYCFSRDVELELVRRVAGLGVPWVNFFCDSLHMFEDVRALAREVSVNWFPETAARSRYEALGGKCFCRPYALNPSYLPELECREHRRTAGFVGFPSANRITRLGWLRMWGCRVEIRGRGWVGPSENPFYSAKPWRERLVGLISSGGLSEKILRRMMWPWVREQAEGELSDEAFFEFLRTTLVSLGLNQGRDECGRLVSYMKMRDLEFPGYGCCYLTERNEDVISAFEVDREVLVFASSREAAHWVKEMERHPEQARAIGRAGRRRVLEEHTWRGRLDELARVL
- a CDS encoding glycosyltransferase, which translates into the protein MCRSNVLAITRALYRLPALPQHLWTRLFHSPPAIVGSRMRESPPDLLPVHLHHLFTFLTTLGGVQSVLKRHLQRDPAFCASSTLTTFFDRSPLHQPSAQTLGLRGFHTIAQARTRIARQIPRQPNRLVIAHNLWGLHFWADLIPCQRRIGILHSDWPGLPQFLSCHRQLLDGLLCVSKPLLHLANQSLPELPAPRIALIHYPVSNPIPSTAAPRPRPPGRTFTIGIAGRIQIEQKRLDRLPALLAQLQARNLDCQVECLGEGPDLPQIRKACAGFTNVRFLGRLDGDAYWQALASWDAILFLSDYEGLPIALLEAMSVGVIPVFPSIGCGADDYLKALDSQLLYQPGDLDDASAKIAWLDRCPPSSMAELRKQSQAIVQPHHEDRYFKTFSEFVQTVRALPRISVQDFPARRIHWTDHSPFGILSRFAPQASWRSPLS
- a CDS encoding glycosyltransferase family 4 protein, with the translated sequence MRVFHLLGQSEDHGGILSVIRGLQQATEGAGVEHVVWVRQGYEERRGPSLNYRVTRHLVSDSPSHWELLVGAWRSRVELDALRRAEAFDVLHAHSRGGFLLAWWLAAAGKENVLFTNHSFARRTWMYRAAARSGHFYSVVLTPSMRRHYQLDGGRVRTIPACVADSFFEGSLVTRPGQKQGRIRLVGVGNVVRWKNWHLVVQAMSGLPESLRSKLEFEHWGPVPEDGDAPVYARELEEMTDRLGLRECVRWRGPTREVRGKLEAADWFVLPSTDEPCSVALMESLAMALPVIASASGGNVDLVRPGRTGMLFAPERVEDLTRILEQVAQGRVTLESAAMLRESVWDKRASAVGESYLRLYRELATGGGGQR
- a CDS encoding glycosyltransferase family 4 protein, with product MGQAGQRRRRVLFEIVSGACDWGGWPAMKLLIFAHTPPPHHGQSFMVQMALEGLGGDLRKGGRTQGEFECYHVNSRFSDTIAQIGYASLGKVFRLLRYLVEAVWCRFYHGADTLFCVPASGVRSAVYRDWGIMLLGRVLFRERIYHWQAAGLSEWLEREACGWERSVTRWLLRRPSLSIVLGEYARSDAVYFESQRTALIFNAVPDPAPDCRERILPRRRARSEARLAGWQGSGRGMASFQILYLSLCMREKGLFDALEAVALLNSRLEREGRRVRARLVVAGSFYSEGERSEFEVRSAQRDLNGPGDARGEGRVVDYRGFVRGEEKARLFEDSDAFVFPSYYPMEGHPVSLVEAMAFGLPAVVSRWRALPELFPEGYDLLVEPRRPDAIAAKLHDLIVTPWREDGRARYEQDFTQARFLERLKEALRPLRAGKAGGDR